GACAAGAAGTAACCAACTGATGTGTAATGAAAATACTCACTtcagaaatttcttttggttttccaCTGAGAAACTTTTGATAACTTCCCAAAACATCTCAATGACATAATGCTCCTGAAagcatgaaataaaaattcaaattccgaAGTTCCCacatttggtttttcaatCCAGCAGAAGCattaaaaaagtgaagatattTCTCCGTTTCCTATCACAAATTTCTTGATCATGGTTGTGCCTGACCAAACAGAGCATTACAAACAATACAAGTCCAAAGTTTGTTTTCATAGTCATAGAAACATAAGAGAGGACTAGAAGTCTGAATAATGGTAATCAATTTATCACCCAGTTTCAAACACTAATACAGGCATATACATTGTATGAATTcgaaattaattgaaaaatattaaaaagaatctaaACGATGACCAACTCCCTAAACTCCAAAGACTTCAAAACCATCTCCCAATTACCCGGTGAGATCTTCCAACATCATCtacaattttgaagtttaattgaCTTGACATCACAATTCCGATTGCACTACAATAAATCTAGTATTCGATATCCTAAACCAAGAATTGTTCAACCTCCAAAGGAAGATTAATTGTAACTAATCTTCTtgcaagatttcaaattttcaaaattttatcgaacacaatatgcaaaacaattacgcagaaaagaaaagaaacaaaaatacatatatagaaaaaaggtTTAATAGAACTTACCCTATGATAACCACTTGAATAAGTAGTATGTGTCCGTAGGTCATCAACATCCAAGCTGTCCAGTGAACCTGATATTGAAAGCTGAAATGAAATAGACCAGTCAAAGACAGCAACTCGATTTATCCTGGAACCACAAAAGACCAGCAACAAAACTTCATAGTATTTAGCCATTGGTCCATGATTTGACCTAAATTAGGGttctctttatgtttttcttatcatttccCATCGCAagggaattttttttcccacatCTTTTCCCCTTACAAGGACTTCAGTTGTCACCACTTAGAGTCCATGTAGGCTAAAAATAAtctagttcactttgtttatttctcaGATTTTAATGATTAGTAAAATTCTGCCTCTACACTTTTACGAGCATTGTGCCTCTTCGAAAATGAACAACTTGAATCTTAAGGAAGACTAGTTTCCTTATCCAGAACCTGAATCTTCACTTCATCAAGGAAACCCACATCTATTCCTTCAGGTGAACTCAATAAGGAAGACCCTGATGCCTCTAGGGTTTAGGCTTTGGTTGGTTGCTGCCCAGATCACAAGATCAAGTGTACTCCTAATCATTCTAGGTTCTTgctttaattagtttagtgTTTCACGtcacatgaaaattaaaggtcGACAATGGCACATTATCAAAACTACTAACCCcctcccccctccccccacccacacacccacacaataagaagaataaaaatgcaaATCTAAGTGCTTAACCCTACTGACTTTGTATGGTCTAggagaaaaaatgttcctcCTTTAACATACTTCTTTCCCAAATAGTATAATTAATACTAGCATGAAACAGGATTCAAGGCACATGAGGCAGTTGATGTGCAATGATAAACGAGTCATCAAGAGATTATATAACAGCAAAACAGCCTTTTCATGCAAACCACGTTACTATCTCAGTGAGTTAGTGATACCTGGAATTCATGCTCATTGAACATGTTGATCCATTCTTTCTGTATAAGCTGCTGAATCCCTCTCAAAAAATGAGAACTTTGCTGTCGTATCTGAGGAGGACatgttttcaatcaacatTGGAGTAGGGAGACACATTGGATAAACAAGGGACAAACTATGCTGAAAGTTCAAA
This Cucumis sativus cultivar 9930 unplaced genomic scaffold, Cucumber_9930_V3 scaffold138, whole genome shotgun sequence DNA region includes the following protein-coding sequences:
- the LOC116405663 gene encoding E3 ubiquitin-protein ligase UPL6-like, which encodes MFNEHEFQLSISGSLDSLDVDDLRTHTTYSSGYHREHYVIEMFWEVIKSFSVENQKKFLKFVTGYSRGPLRILIILNYLFWFPLRG